From a region of the Gordonia sp. PP30 genome:
- a CDS encoding GNAT family N-acyltransferase, translated as MTVIPIHSPLTASPARRILFTAGEYDVVVSEHPADIRAAQRLRFEVFRAEPGYSDAIGDDESGLDADRFDDFCDHLLIRHLPTGRLAGCARVLPPSRAIAAGGWYSASEFDLTELAPIAPETVEMGRAVVDPEHRSGAVTGLLWTAVLGYLEDGGYRYLMGCVSVPLDSAAGRGRELRGVRDLAAEKYAAPWRVRPYRTVDVDGASLDDLPAVERPVLPPLLRGYIRLGARVCGEPAFDEIFDVGDFLTIVDREKGDERYLARLRGALARLSAPGLGAESN; from the coding sequence ATGACGGTAATTCCGATCCACAGCCCGCTCACCGCCTCGCCCGCCCGCCGGATCCTGTTCACGGCGGGGGAGTACGACGTCGTCGTCAGCGAACATCCCGCCGACATCCGCGCCGCCCAGCGGCTGCGCTTCGAGGTCTTCCGCGCCGAGCCGGGCTACTCCGACGCCATCGGTGACGACGAGTCCGGCCTGGACGCCGACCGCTTCGACGACTTCTGCGACCACCTCCTGATCCGGCACCTGCCCACCGGCCGGCTCGCCGGCTGCGCCCGGGTGCTGCCGCCCTCGCGCGCCATCGCCGCCGGCGGCTGGTACTCGGCGAGCGAATTCGATCTCACCGAACTGGCCCCGATCGCCCCCGAGACGGTGGAGATGGGCCGCGCGGTGGTCGACCCCGAGCACCGCAGCGGCGCGGTCACCGGCCTGCTGTGGACCGCGGTGCTCGGCTACCTGGAGGACGGCGGCTACCGCTACCTCATGGGCTGCGTCTCGGTCCCGCTCGACTCCGCCGCCGGTCGGGGCCGTGAACTGCGCGGGGTGCGCGATCTCGCCGCCGAGAAGTACGCCGCGCCCTGGCGGGTGCGCCCGTACCGCACCGTCGACGTGGACGGCGCGAGCCTGGACGACCTGCCCGCCGTGGAGCGGCCGGTCCTGCCGCCGCTGCTGCGCGGCTACATCCGGCTCGGCGCGCGGGTGTGCGGAGAACCGGCCTTCGACGAGATCTTCGACGTCGGCGACTTCCTCACCATCGTCGACCGGGAGAAGGGCGACGAGCGCTACCTCGCTCGCCTCCGTGGCGCGCTCGCCCGGCTGAGCGCACCCGGACTCGGAGCGGAGTCGAACTGA
- a CDS encoding lysophospholipid acyltransferase family protein, with protein sequence MIPGTDAAAPAGNPWVPRSSCGTSCVPPERRPAGKLRVVWRMTALSAILLSLLPLGALTLLTPRPARVAYWRFTARCGLVAIGLRVRIVDHRPRHARRLRGALVVANHISFLDVFAVAVVSPARFVAKREVLAMGAVSPLLRCFGVLAVSRGALRQLPAVIERVAGILDRGRPVVVFPEGTTWCGVARGRFRPAFFQTAIDTGTPVVPIRLCYLRDGYPVTSPGYLGDDGLADTLRRVLRARGLTVSIAVHPPVPPAGDRRDLAAVCQRVIHPPVRALPVPPIPAPTPGTPTPVPA encoded by the coding sequence ATGATTCCGGGCACCGATGCGGCGGCGCCCGCCGGGAATCCTTGGGTCCCGCGCAGCAGCTGCGGGACGTCGTGCGTGCCGCCCGAACGACGGCCGGCCGGAAAGCTGCGGGTCGTCTGGCGGATGACGGCGCTCTCCGCGATCCTGCTCAGTCTGCTGCCGCTCGGCGCGCTGACCCTGCTCACCCCGCGCCCAGCCCGCGTCGCGTACTGGCGCTTCACCGCCCGCTGCGGGCTGGTCGCGATCGGACTGCGGGTGCGGATCGTCGATCACCGGCCTCGCCACGCGCGACGGCTCCGGGGCGCGCTCGTCGTCGCCAACCACATCTCCTTCCTCGACGTCTTCGCCGTCGCGGTGGTCAGCCCGGCCCGGTTCGTCGCCAAGCGGGAGGTCCTGGCCATGGGCGCGGTCTCGCCGCTGCTGCGGTGCTTCGGCGTGCTCGCGGTCAGCCGCGGCGCGCTGCGGCAACTCCCCGCGGTGATCGAACGGGTCGCCGGGATCCTCGACCGGGGACGGCCGGTGGTCGTCTTCCCGGAGGGCACCACCTGGTGCGGGGTGGCCCGCGGCCGGTTCCGGCCCGCGTTCTTCCAGACGGCCATCGACACCGGCACGCCGGTGGTGCCGATCCGGCTGTGCTACCTGCGCGACGGGTACCCGGTCACCTCGCCCGGCTACCTCGGCGACGACGGCCTCGCCGACACTCTGCGCCGGGTGCTGCGCGCCCGCGGCCTCACCGTCTCGATCGCCGTGCACCCGCCGGTGCCGCCGGCCGGGGACCGCCGCGACCTCGCGGCGGTCTGCCAGCGGGTGATCCATCCGCCGGTGCGCGCCCTGCCGGTCCCGCCGATACCGGCGCCCACACCCGGGACGCCGACTCCCGTCCCGGCCTGA
- a CDS encoding electron transfer flavoprotein subunit alpha/FixB family protein encodes MAEVLVLVEQDPEGGLKKVTNELITAARALGTPSAVVITGPGKADGILGALAEAGAEKIYVAESADVEGYLVSPKVDVLASLAEENGAAAVLVAANADGKEIAGRLAVRLGSGLLTDVIEVREGNAAVQSIRGGAFTVDSVAGGDTAVISVRPGAVEAAPAAGAGTRVDVAVPEQAENAAKITGFSANVGGDRPELTEASIVVSGGRGVGSAEKFSVVEALADSLGAAVGASRAAVDSGYYPGQFQVGQTGKTVSPQLYIALGISGAIQHRAGMQTSKTIVAVNKDEEAPIFEISDFGVVGDLFDVAPQLTEEVNKRK; translated from the coding sequence ATGGCTGAAGTACTCGTGCTCGTTGAGCAGGACCCCGAGGGTGGGCTGAAGAAGGTCACCAACGAACTCATCACCGCCGCCCGCGCGCTCGGCACCCCGTCCGCGGTCGTCATCACCGGCCCGGGCAAGGCCGACGGCATCCTCGGCGCGCTCGCCGAGGCCGGTGCCGAGAAGATCTACGTCGCCGAGTCGGCCGACGTCGAGGGCTACCTCGTCTCGCCCAAGGTCGACGTCCTCGCCTCGCTCGCCGAGGAGAACGGCGCCGCCGCCGTCCTCGTCGCCGCTAACGCCGACGGCAAGGAGATCGCCGGTCGCCTGGCCGTGCGTCTCGGCTCGGGTCTGCTGACCGACGTCATCGAGGTCCGCGAGGGCAACGCCGCCGTCCAGTCGATCCGCGGTGGCGCGTTCACCGTCGACTCGGTCGCCGGTGGCGACACCGCCGTCATCTCGGTCCGCCCGGGCGCCGTCGAGGCCGCCCCGGCCGCCGGCGCGGGCACCCGCGTCGACGTCGCCGTCCCCGAGCAGGCCGAGAACGCCGCCAAGATCACCGGCTTCTCCGCCAACGTCGGCGGCGACCGTCCGGAGCTCACCGAGGCGTCGATCGTCGTCTCCGGTGGCCGTGGCGTCGGCTCCGCCGAGAAGTTCTCGGTGGTCGAGGCCCTCGCCGACTCGCTCGGTGCCGCCGTCGGTGCCTCCCGCGCCGCCGTCGACTCCGGCTACTACCCGGGCCAGTTCCAGGTGGGTCAGACCGGCAAGACCGTGTCGCCGCAGCTGTACATCGCGCTGGGCATCTCCGGTGCCATCCAGCACCGCGCCGGCATGCAGACCTCGAAGACCATCGTGGCCGTCAACAAGGACGAAGAGGCCCCGATCTTCGAGATCAGCGACTTCGGCGTGGTCGGCGACCTGTTCGATGTCGCCCCGCAGCTGACCGAAGAGGTCAACAAGCGCAAGTAA
- a CDS encoding electron transfer flavoprotein subunit beta/FixA family protein, which produces MTNVVVLIKHVPDYTSEWKLSDDDYTLDRAAVDGIIDEINERAVEEALQIKEASGGEVTILCAGPAQATDAIRKALSMGADKAIHIQDDAVHGSDAVQTAYLLATALGTIEGVELVIAGNEASDGRSGAVPAMIAEYLDLPHLTHLRKLEVDGDTLRGERETDNGIYNVEATLPAIVSVNEKINEPRFPSFKGIMAAKKKTPEILTVAELGIEDGVVGVANSGSSVTGVTPKPPRAAGERVTDEGDGGVKVAEYLIGQKII; this is translated from the coding sequence ATGACGAACGTAGTTGTTCTGATCAAGCACGTGCCGGACTACACTTCCGAATGGAAGCTCTCCGACGACGATTACACGCTCGACCGTGCCGCCGTGGACGGCATCATCGACGAGATCAACGAGCGCGCCGTGGAAGAAGCGCTGCAGATCAAGGAAGCCAGCGGCGGCGAGGTGACCATCCTCTGCGCCGGTCCCGCGCAGGCCACCGACGCTATCCGCAAGGCCCTCTCGATGGGTGCCGACAAGGCCATCCACATTCAGGACGACGCCGTCCACGGCAGCGATGCCGTGCAGACCGCCTACCTGCTCGCCACCGCACTCGGCACCATCGAGGGCGTGGAACTGGTGATCGCTGGCAACGAGGCCTCCGACGGCCGCTCCGGCGCCGTGCCGGCCATGATCGCCGAGTACCTGGACCTGCCGCACCTGACCCACCTGCGCAAGCTGGAGGTCGACGGCGACACCCTGCGCGGTGAGCGCGAGACCGACAACGGCATCTACAACGTCGAGGCCACCCTGCCGGCCATCGTCTCGGTCAACGAGAAGATCAACGAGCCGCGCTTCCCGTCCTTCAAGGGCATCATGGCCGCCAAGAAGAAGACCCCGGAAATCCTCACGGTCGCCGAGCTGGGCATCGAGGACGGCGTCGTCGGCGTCGCCAACTCCGGCAGCAGCGTGACCGGTGTGACCCCGAAGCCGCCGCGTGCCGCGGGTGAGCGAGTGACCGACGAGGGTGACGGTGGCGTCAAGGTCGCCGAGTACCTCATCGGCCAGAAGATCATCTGA
- a CDS encoding BTAD domain-containing putative transcriptional regulator: protein MREYRVLGPLQVLVDGTAADLGSPKQRAVLGALLIARGAVVSTDRLADAVWGDQPPAAAATSLQAYLSNLRRALRDGDAGPSPIERVSPGYRLDPGDDVVDLAVAEDLARRAAQAHDAQRWPEALDLSERALAQWRGGLLDEFGDAEWVGVPAAGLAELRSAVVELHVTALLAEGDIARALAEITALRADDPLRERGVWLHMIALHRSGRTTEALDVYAAHAAALGESLGLDPGTALRDLQGALLRHDPEIEAWPRPPHWTGAAHPPEPAAPSPVAGETPAGPDRAEEPAEAQAIPLVGRTDLVARIDGLYRGTSSGPRWLALLGPAGIGKTRLAQEAAARAAAGGEQVIWVRCPDTEGVPPWWPLRQLCRDLDADPDTILRVPGGVDADTARFAVYERVQHLLEQAAAAHPVTVIVDDVHWADPLTAGLLRYLVTVTTSPGLCVILTIREEETGAAVARLRDDLVRGGHVAMVPSLDDDEVADLVEALAAEALSPDEAAALTARTGGNPLFVSEYARLPAEQRREMVPAAVGSVLDRRLATLDPAVREVIGHAAILGEDIDVALLARVADRDPAEIADCLDEAADERIVVRSAAGGRPAFAHALLREQAMAAIRPLRRCRMHLRVAEILAERRGGAARAARAAHLLDALPVADVAEVVAACRTAADDAVAGWDSESAARWLRAALRTYESLPAADRDLAERDALLTAMLRAETRAGRHQSVLETVVVRLGEAVANGATATAGRLAGVLLRAGGGWPWVAPATLGGPVHDALLAAAEAVADDRAAHARVLGALAVGQCYAHDAAVPAGNLARAAELAERLGDPDVTADVLLARLLTYSGVATHTRESIALSRQLYDLPHAEADLDRVIADSVVTMALMSIGDLAGTQAHLRRGIAGSERMRLPVLRAQLRWMETALANWRGDFALAREHFRTAVSVHFQTELYVSGSAALAALATQRGVFDDIADQALGLNGNDPLEWARGILAATPDNEVVVLLASGVASLAGSHGDAALVEEMARIFIDAPRPMVWTSLAQAVILGGLVADFALTELAPAFLDYLSPFAGRIATVGQVGCVGPVDVVLAGLHFLVGDEPAARAAVARARELCVAQDSPPGLLHCRLLEARHAPPSPERTAALTAIAADADAIGMVAVVDAVAELLG from the coding sequence ATGCGTGAGTATCGGGTCCTCGGACCGCTTCAGGTCCTCGTCGACGGCACCGCGGCCGACCTCGGATCGCCCAAGCAGCGCGCGGTTCTCGGCGCCTTGCTGATCGCCCGCGGCGCCGTCGTCTCCACCGATCGTCTCGCCGACGCGGTGTGGGGCGACCAGCCGCCCGCGGCCGCGGCGACCAGCCTGCAGGCGTACCTCTCCAACCTGCGGCGGGCGCTGCGCGACGGCGACGCCGGGCCGTCACCCATTGAGCGCGTCAGTCCCGGCTACCGGCTCGACCCGGGCGACGACGTCGTCGACCTGGCCGTCGCCGAGGACCTGGCGCGTCGTGCCGCACAGGCGCACGACGCGCAGCGGTGGCCCGAGGCGCTGGACCTCAGCGAGCGGGCGCTGGCGCAGTGGCGCGGGGGTCTGCTCGACGAGTTCGGCGACGCCGAATGGGTCGGTGTGCCCGCCGCCGGCCTCGCCGAGCTGCGGTCGGCCGTGGTGGAGCTGCACGTCACGGCGTTGCTGGCCGAGGGCGACATCGCGCGCGCTCTCGCCGAGATCACGGCGTTGCGGGCCGACGACCCGCTGCGCGAACGGGGAGTGTGGCTGCACATGATCGCCCTGCATCGCTCCGGACGCACCACCGAGGCGCTCGACGTCTACGCCGCGCACGCGGCCGCGCTCGGCGAATCGCTGGGCCTGGATCCGGGGACCGCGCTGCGCGACCTGCAGGGCGCCCTGCTCCGGCACGACCCCGAGATCGAGGCGTGGCCGCGGCCGCCGCACTGGACCGGCGCCGCGCACCCGCCCGAGCCCGCGGCGCCCTCGCCGGTGGCCGGGGAGACGCCGGCCGGACCGGACCGCGCCGAGGAGCCGGCGGAGGCGCAGGCGATCCCGCTCGTCGGCCGCACCGACCTGGTCGCCCGGATCGACGGTCTGTACCGCGGCACGTCCAGTGGTCCGCGCTGGCTCGCGCTGCTCGGCCCGGCGGGCATCGGCAAGACCCGGCTGGCGCAGGAGGCCGCGGCCCGCGCCGCGGCCGGCGGCGAACAGGTGATCTGGGTGCGCTGCCCGGATACCGAGGGGGTGCCGCCGTGGTGGCCGCTGCGCCAGCTCTGCCGGGACCTCGACGCCGATCCGGACACGATCTTGCGGGTCCCGGGCGGGGTCGACGCCGACACCGCGCGCTTCGCCGTCTACGAGCGCGTCCAGCACCTGCTCGAACAGGCCGCCGCCGCGCACCCGGTCACGGTGATCGTCGACGACGTCCACTGGGCCGATCCGCTGACCGCCGGCCTGCTCCGCTACCTCGTCACCGTCACCACGAGCCCCGGACTGTGCGTGATCCTGACCATTCGCGAGGAGGAGACCGGCGCCGCCGTCGCCCGCCTGCGGGACGACCTGGTGCGCGGCGGCCACGTCGCGATGGTGCCCAGCCTGGACGACGATGAGGTGGCCGATCTGGTCGAGGCGCTGGCCGCCGAGGCGCTCTCGCCCGACGAGGCGGCGGCGCTCACCGCCCGCACCGGCGGCAACCCGCTCTTCGTCTCCGAGTACGCGCGGCTGCCCGCCGAGCAGCGCCGCGAGATGGTGCCCGCCGCGGTCGGCTCGGTGCTCGACCGCCGCCTGGCGACGCTCGATCCGGCGGTCCGCGAGGTGATCGGGCACGCGGCGATCCTCGGTGAGGACATCGACGTGGCGCTGCTCGCCCGCGTCGCCGACCGGGATCCGGCCGAGATCGCCGATTGCCTGGACGAGGCCGCCGATGAGCGGATCGTCGTGCGGTCGGCCGCCGGTGGGCGACCGGCGTTCGCGCACGCCCTGCTCCGCGAGCAGGCCATGGCGGCGATCCGGCCGCTGCGGCGCTGCCGGATGCATCTGCGCGTCGCGGAGATCCTCGCCGAACGCCGGGGCGGGGCGGCCCGCGCCGCACGCGCCGCGCATCTGCTCGACGCGCTGCCGGTCGCCGACGTCGCCGAGGTGGTGGCGGCCTGCCGGACGGCGGCCGACGATGCGGTCGCGGGCTGGGACTCCGAATCGGCGGCGCGCTGGCTGCGGGCCGCGCTGCGCACCTACGAGTCGTTGCCCGCGGCCGACCGGGATCTCGCCGAACGCGATGCCCTGCTCACCGCGATGCTGCGCGCCGAGACGCGGGCCGGGCGGCACCAGAGCGTGCTGGAGACCGTCGTCGTTCGGCTCGGGGAGGCCGTCGCCAACGGTGCGACGGCGACGGCCGGCCGACTGGCCGGGGTGCTGCTGCGGGCCGGCGGCGGCTGGCCGTGGGTGGCTCCGGCGACGCTCGGCGGACCCGTCCACGACGCACTCCTGGCCGCCGCCGAGGCCGTCGCCGACGACCGCGCCGCGCACGCGCGGGTCCTCGGCGCCCTCGCCGTGGGGCAGTGCTACGCCCACGACGCCGCGGTGCCGGCCGGGAACCTCGCCCGCGCCGCCGAACTGGCCGAACGGCTCGGCGACCCGGACGTGACCGCCGACGTCCTGCTCGCCCGCCTGCTGACCTACTCCGGTGTCGCCACGCACACCCGGGAGTCCATCGCCCTGTCTCGGCAGCTGTACGACCTGCCGCACGCCGAAGCCGACCTCGACCGGGTGATCGCCGACTCGGTGGTGACGATGGCGCTGATGTCGATCGGCGATCTGGCCGGCACTCAGGCGCACCTGCGGCGGGGGATCGCCGGCAGTGAACGCATGCGGCTGCCGGTCCTGCGCGCCCAGCTGCGCTGGATGGAGACCGCGCTCGCCAATTGGCGCGGCGACTTCGCCCTCGCCCGCGAGCACTTCCGCACCGCCGTGTCGGTGCACTTCCAGACCGAGCTCTACGTGTCGGGCAGCGCCGCGCTGGCGGCCCTGGCCACCCAGCGCGGCGTGTTCGACGACATCGCCGACCAGGCGCTCGGCCTGAACGGCAACGATCCGCTCGAATGGGCGCGCGGGATCCTGGCGGCCACCCCGGACAACGAGGTGGTGGTCCTGCTCGCCTCCGGCGTCGCGTCGCTCGCCGGGAGCCACGGCGACGCCGCGCTGGTGGAGGAGATGGCCCGCATCTTCATCGATGCGCCGCGGCCGATGGTGTGGACCTCGCTCGCCCAAGCGGTGATCCTCGGCGGCCTCGTCGCCGACTTCGCGCTGACCGAGCTGGCTCCGGCGTTCCTCGACTATCTGAGCCCGTTCGCCGGCCGCATCGCGACGGTGGGGCAGGTCGGCTGCGTCGGACCCGTCGACGTCGTGCTGGCGGGCCTGCACTTCCTGGTCGGTGACGAGCCCGCCGCCCGCGCCGCCGTCGCCCGGGCCCGCGAACTCTGTGTGGCACAGGACAGCCCGCCCGGCCTGCTGCACTGCCGGCTGCTCGAAGCCCGGCACGCGCCACCGTCGCCCGAACGCACCGCGGCACTGACCGCGATCGCCGCCGACGCGGACGCGATCGGCATGGTCGCGGTGGTCGACGCCGTCGCCGAGCTGCTCGGCTGA
- a CDS encoding MFS transporter produces the protein MDHVATAPPGRFTRTQRVTLAVVCTATAMLMLDIAVVNTALPAIAREFGAGMSALKWVVDGYTLALAAVVLTAGAWADRSGRRLVFVIGAVVFTVASGVCAAAGDMTLLNAARVVQGLGAALLFATSLALLAHAFPGRAERATSLAAYGATIGGAFAIGPLLGGILTQWLDWRAIFLINVPVGLAMLAATRWVAESRSTAPRRGDWAGQVTAIIALAALTYGFFEAAEKGWTDPRTFWTFAVAAVALGLFVLVERVVEQPMLPLGMFANPSFAGAQVATFAISASMFAVFVYVTLYLQGVLGLSPIGAGLIYLPGTAVMFVVAGVTGSLIGRIPAWWMIAGGLVAVAAGLAVMTVAAVGGSGWAMAPGFILSSVGAGVFNPVMSGVVLAESRDDDAGLAAGINDVFRQAGIALGVAALGAVFPARSVLAGGSPTEFVDALNTALWIGAAVALAGALAAALTMRKARAADSAPAESEQPAHAAVPASTLAP, from the coding sequence ATGGACCACGTCGCGACCGCACCGCCCGGGCGGTTCACCCGGACCCAGCGGGTGACGCTGGCGGTGGTGTGCACCGCCACCGCCATGCTGATGCTCGACATCGCGGTGGTCAATACCGCGCTGCCGGCCATCGCCCGTGAATTCGGCGCCGGGATGAGCGCCCTCAAATGGGTGGTCGACGGCTACACCCTGGCGCTGGCCGCGGTGGTGCTTACCGCGGGCGCCTGGGCGGATCGTTCCGGGCGGCGTCTGGTGTTCGTGATCGGTGCGGTGGTGTTCACCGTCGCCTCTGGCGTCTGTGCCGCCGCCGGCGACATGACGCTGCTCAACGCGGCCCGCGTGGTGCAGGGGCTGGGCGCGGCGCTGCTGTTCGCCACCTCACTCGCCCTGCTGGCGCACGCCTTCCCCGGCCGCGCCGAGCGCGCGACCTCCCTCGCGGCCTACGGGGCGACGATCGGCGGCGCCTTCGCAATCGGTCCGCTGCTCGGTGGGATCCTCACCCAGTGGCTCGACTGGCGGGCGATCTTCCTGATCAACGTCCCGGTCGGCCTGGCGATGCTCGCCGCGACCCGCTGGGTGGCCGAGTCGCGCAGCACCGCGCCGCGGCGCGGTGACTGGGCCGGACAGGTCACCGCGATCATCGCCCTCGCGGCCCTGACCTACGGCTTCTTCGAGGCCGCCGAGAAGGGCTGGACCGACCCGCGCACGTTCTGGACGTTCGCCGTCGCCGCGGTCGCGCTCGGGCTGTTCGTACTGGTCGAACGTGTCGTCGAGCAGCCGATGCTGCCACTGGGGATGTTCGCCAATCCGTCGTTCGCCGGCGCCCAGGTGGCGACCTTCGCGATCTCGGCGTCGATGTTCGCCGTCTTCGTCTACGTCACCCTCTACCTGCAGGGTGTGCTCGGACTGTCGCCGATCGGCGCGGGCCTGATCTACCTGCCCGGCACCGCGGTGATGTTCGTCGTCGCCGGCGTCACCGGTTCACTGATCGGCCGGATCCCGGCGTGGTGGATGATCGCCGGCGGCCTCGTCGCGGTCGCCGCCGGACTCGCCGTGATGACCGTCGCGGCAGTCGGCGGCAGCGGCTGGGCGATGGCGCCCGGATTCATCCTGTCCAGCGTCGGCGCCGGTGTCTTCAATCCGGTGATGAGCGGCGTGGTGCTCGCCGAGAGCCGCGACGACGACGCCGGGCTCGCCGCCGGGATCAACGACGTCTTCCGGCAGGCGGGCATCGCGCTCGGCGTGGCCGCGCTCGGTGCCGTGTTCCCGGCCCGCTCTGTGCTGGCCGGCGGCTCGCCGACGGAGTTCGTCGACGCGCTGAACACCGCCCTCTGGATCGGTGCCGCGGTCGCCCTCGCCGGTGCGCTCGCCGCGGCGCTGACCATGCGCAAGGCGCGGGCCGCCGATTCGGCGCCGGCGGAGTCGGAACAGCCCGCCCACGCGGCCGTTCCGGCCTCTACACTCGCACCGTGA
- a CDS encoding class I SAM-dependent methyltransferase, translating to MSDSQSSPLQSLPLDEQLALTGERTVPGIPAENYWFRRHEVAYQLIRERCAGQDVLEAGSGEGYGAALLAQAAATVTCVDYDEQAVAHTRRRYPEVTVHQGNLIDLPLDDACIDTVVNFQVIEHLWDQGAFVRECHRVLRPEGELLMSTPNRITFSPGRDTPLNPFHTRELSAAELTELLTGDGFEVTDMLGVFHGPRLRELDDKWGGSLIDAQIDRALAGEPWPAELIDDVAAITADDFEIVDAELRDIDTSLDLLAFAVRRDPSTELGGHRQ from the coding sequence ATGAGCGATTCCCAGTCCTCACCGCTGCAATCCCTGCCCCTCGACGAGCAGCTCGCCCTCACCGGCGAGCGGACGGTGCCCGGTATTCCGGCGGAGAACTACTGGTTCCGCCGGCACGAGGTCGCGTATCAGCTGATCCGGGAGCGGTGCGCGGGACAGGACGTCCTGGAGGCCGGTTCCGGGGAAGGCTACGGTGCGGCGCTGCTCGCGCAGGCCGCGGCGACGGTGACCTGCGTCGACTACGACGAGCAGGCCGTCGCGCATACGCGCCGCCGCTATCCGGAAGTGACTGTGCACCAAGGCAATCTGATCGATCTGCCGCTGGACGACGCCTGTATCGACACGGTGGTGAACTTCCAGGTGATCGAGCATCTGTGGGACCAGGGCGCCTTTGTCCGCGAGTGCCACCGCGTCCTGCGGCCCGAGGGTGAACTCCTGATGAGCACCCCGAACCGGATCACCTTCTCCCCCGGCCGCGACACTCCGCTCAATCCCTTCCACACCCGCGAACTGAGCGCCGCCGAACTCACCGAACTGCTCACCGGCGACGGCTTCGAGGTGACCGACATGCTCGGCGTCTTCCACGGCCCGCGCCTGCGCGAGCTCGACGACAAGTGGGGCGGTTCGCTGATCGACGCCCAGATCGACCGCGCCCTGGCCGGGGAGCCGTGGCCGGCCGAACTGATCGACGACGTCGCCGCGATCACCGCCGACGACTTCGAGATCGTCGACGCCGAACTCCGCGACATCGACACCAGCCTGGATCTGCTGGCGTTCGCCGTCCGCCGGGACCCTTCGACGGAGCTCGGGGGACATCGGCAGTGA
- a CDS encoding glycoside hydrolase family 57 protein, whose amino-acid sequence MTRVRVPGRFTLVLHSHLPWLINHGRWPVGEEWLYQSWAHCYQPVFAALRRLAADGFTDQLSLGITPVLAAQLDDPAATSSMYEWLADWQLRAMEAALDDDPDRRISGHREYRAAAEALADFERHWRHGGSPQIRELLSTGVIELLGGPLAHPFQPLLDGRLRRLSLREGLADAQLRWGTRPSGIWAPECAYTPGMETEYDAAGVGHFMVDGPTLRGDTALGRPVGDGDVVAFGRDLTVSYRVWSPKSGYPGHAAYRDFHTYDHRTGFKPFRVTGKNVPGETKKPYDPSLIDAVLDAHVDDFVDCVRKRLIGESERIGRPALVVAAFDTELFGHWWHEGPAWLERLLRRLPEAGIDVGTLATARRDGFVGEPVALNDSSWGSGKDWRVWEGPQVEHLVRLNDEVTETALHSLDKRRDGTPPARDTVADQILRETLMTVQSDWPFMVSKDTAAGYAQDRAYKHAHATREICEAAASGRGHRAERLAAGWRRADNVFGALDARRLEDR is encoded by the coding sequence GTGACTCGAGTCCGGGTTCCGGGCCGGTTCACCCTGGTTCTGCACTCCCATCTGCCGTGGCTGATCAACCACGGCCGGTGGCCGGTCGGCGAGGAATGGCTGTACCAGTCGTGGGCCCACTGCTATCAGCCGGTGTTCGCGGCGCTGCGGCGGCTGGCCGCCGACGGATTCACCGATCAGCTGTCGCTCGGGATCACCCCGGTGCTGGCCGCCCAGCTCGACGATCCGGCCGCCACGTCGTCGATGTACGAGTGGCTGGCCGACTGGCAGCTGCGTGCCATGGAGGCCGCGCTGGACGACGACCCCGACCGCCGGATCAGCGGCCACCGCGAATACCGCGCGGCCGCGGAGGCGCTCGCCGACTTCGAGCGGCACTGGCGGCACGGCGGCAGCCCGCAGATCCGCGAGCTGCTGTCGACCGGTGTGATCGAACTGCTGGGCGGACCGCTGGCGCACCCGTTCCAGCCGCTGCTCGACGGACGGCTGCGCCGCCTCTCCCTGCGCGAGGGCCTGGCCGACGCGCAATTGCGCTGGGGCACACGGCCGTCGGGCATCTGGGCGCCCGAATGCGCGTACACGCCCGGGATGGAGACCGAGTACGACGCCGCCGGCGTCGGGCACTTCATGGTCGACGGTCCCACGCTGCGCGGCGACACCGCGCTCGGCCGACCGGTCGGCGACGGTGACGTCGTCGCGTTCGGCCGGGATCTGACCGTGAGCTACCGCGTGTGGTCGCCGAAGTCCGGGTATCCGGGACATGCGGCGTATCGCGACTTCCACACCTACGATCACCGGACGGGATTCAAACCGTTCCGGGTGACCGGCAAGAACGTGCCCGGCGAGACGAAGAAGCCGTACGACCCGTCGCTGATCGACGCGGTGCTCGACGCGCATGTCGACGACTTCGTCGACTGTGTGCGGAAGCGGCTGATCGGCGAGTCGGAGCGGATCGGGCGGCCCGCACTGGTGGTCGCCGCCTTCGATACCGAGCTGTTCGGCCATTGGTGGCACGAGGGCCCGGCATGGCTGGAGCGGCTGCTGCGCCGGCTCCCCGAGGCCGGCATCGACGTCGGCACCCTCGCCACGGCGCGGCGCGACGGCTTCGTCGGCGAGCCGGTGGCGCTGAACGACTCGTCGTGGGGGTCGGGCAAGGACTGGCGCGTCTGGGAGGGGCCGCAGGTGGAGCACCTGGTGCGGCTCAACGACGAGGTCACCGAGACGGCCCTGCACAGTCTGGATAAACGGCGGGACGGCACCCCACCGGCCCGCGACACCGTCGCCGACCAGATCCTGCGCGAGACGCTGATGACGGTGCAGTCGGACTGGCCGTTCATGGTCTCCAAGGACACCGCGGCCGGATACGCGCAGGACCGCGCGTACAAGCACGCCCATGCCACCCGGGAGATCTGCGAGGCCGCCGCTTCCGGCCGCGGTCACCGGGCCGAGCGCCTGGCCGCCGGATGGCGGCGGGCCGACAACGTCTTCGGCGCACTGGATGCACGACGTCTGGAGGATCGATGA